A single window of Flavobacterium sp. 140616W15 DNA harbors:
- a CDS encoding type IX secretion system membrane protein PorP/SprF: MRKLVLVFTFFSAVGFAQQDAQYTQYMYNTININPAYAGSRGAMSIFGLYRTQWVGLDGAPETSSFSLNTPINNSNLGLGVSLVNDKIGPTNENTFSADLSYTVPTSETFKLSFGIKGTANLFNLDINKLNPEHKGDPQFQDLRNKFSPNIGAGVYWHSDKAYIGLSVPNFIETTRYSDNDYAILKDKINYYLIAGYVFDLDPYIKFKPAVLTKMVEGAPLQVDLSANFMFNDKFTIGLAYRWSAALSAMAGFQVTDGLFIGYAYDRETTRLNNYNSGSHEIFLRFEFLNNYSRITSPRFF; this comes from the coding sequence ATGAGAAAATTAGTTTTAGTTTTTACGTTTTTTTCCGCTGTGGGATTTGCGCAACAAGACGCACAGTATACACAATACATGTATAACACCATTAATATAAACCCAGCATATGCGGGGTCAAGAGGAGCCATGAGTATTTTTGGTTTGTATCGAACCCAATGGGTCGGACTTGATGGAGCGCCAGAAACGAGCAGTTTCTCGTTAAATACACCAATAAACAATAGCAATCTTGGACTTGGAGTTTCACTTGTAAACGATAAAATAGGGCCTACTAATGAGAACACTTTCTCTGCTGATTTATCTTATACAGTACCAACATCCGAAACATTCAAACTTTCCTTTGGAATCAAAGGAACAGCAAATTTATTCAATCTGGATATAAATAAACTGAATCCAGAACATAAGGGGGACCCACAATTTCAAGACTTGAGGAATAAATTCTCACCAAATATTGGAGCGGGAGTGTACTGGCATTCAGATAAAGCTTACATCGGGTTATCAGTACCTAATTTCATCGAAACGACAAGGTACAGTGATAATGATTATGCTATTTTAAAGGATAAGATCAATTACTATCTGATAGCTGGTTATGTATTCGATTTAGATCCTTATATCAAATTCAAACCTGCAGTACTTACTAAAATGGTTGAAGGTGCCCCTTTGCAGGTTGATCTTTCGGCAAACTTTATGTTTAATGATAAATTTACAATAGGATTAGCCTATAGATGGAGTGCGGCGTTAAGTGCGATGGCGGGATTTCAGGTTACTGATGGACTATTCATAGGTTATGCTTATGACCGTGAAACGACAAGATTGAATAATTATAATTCAGGTTCACATGAGATATTCCTGCGATTCGAATTTTTAAATAATTATAGCCGAATAACCTCACCAAGATTCTTCTAA
- a CDS encoding alpha/beta hydrolase: MKKTFAIAIVFLITGQVSAQKLQSNLEKMNTSKEHYTFQLSDKVIRQKVSFKNRYGITLSGDLYFPKNAGNEKLSALAISGPFGAVKQQSSGLYANEMAERGFIALAFDPSYTGESGGEPRNMASPEINTEDFSAAVDFLGLQKNVDRNKIGIIGICGFGGFALNATAIDKRVKAVVATSLYDMTRVISKGYNDSVTLEQRTKTLEALGEQRWKDAERGKPADGPRNLQEKLKGDEPQFVKEYFDYYRTPRGFQVNSVNSNGAWLVTNPISFMNMPILTYVKEISPRPMLLIAGENAHSRYFSEDIFKEANEPKELIIIPNAVHVDLYDKVDVIPFNKLDDFFKKYLK; encoded by the coding sequence ATGAAAAAAACATTCGCAATCGCAATAGTATTCCTGATAACAGGACAAGTATCTGCACAAAAACTACAATCAAATTTAGAAAAAATGAACACATCAAAAGAACATTATACATTTCAGCTTAGTGACAAAGTAATACGTCAAAAAGTGAGCTTCAAAAACCGTTACGGCATTACATTAAGTGGAGATTTATACTTTCCGAAAAACGCAGGAAACGAAAAATTGTCTGCATTAGCTATTAGCGGACCTTTTGGAGCGGTGAAACAACAATCATCCGGATTATATGCCAATGAAATGGCAGAACGTGGTTTTATAGCTTTGGCTTTTGATCCATCTTATACAGGTGAAAGCGGAGGGGAGCCAAGAAACATGGCTTCTCCGGAAATCAATACAGAAGATTTTAGCGCTGCGGTTGATTTTTTAGGATTACAAAAGAACGTTGATAGAAATAAAATTGGTATCATTGGGATTTGTGGTTTTGGCGGTTTTGCATTAAATGCGACTGCTATTGATAAACGTGTAAAAGCCGTTGTTGCGACAAGTTTATACGATATGACCAGAGTAATATCAAAAGGTTACAATGATTCTGTAACATTAGAGCAAAGAACCAAAACATTGGAAGCTTTAGGTGAGCAGCGTTGGAAAGATGCCGAAAGGGGAAAACCGGCAGATGGACCAAGAAATTTGCAGGAAAAATTAAAAGGCGATGAACCGCAATTTGTAAAAGAATATTTTGATTATTACAGAACGCCGCGTGGTTTTCAAGTTAATTCTGTGAATTCAAATGGAGCCTGGCTGGTAACCAATCCGATATCTTTTATGAATATGCCAATACTTACTTATGTAAAAGAAATTTCGCCAAGACCAATGCTTTTAATTGCGGGAGAAAATGCGCACTCAAGATATTTTAGTGAAGATATTTTTAAAGAGGCAAATGAACCAAAAGAGTTAATAATTATCCCAAATGCAGTTCACGTCGATTTGTATGACAAAGTAGATGTGATTCCGTTTAATAAATTAGATGATTTTTTTAAAAAATATTTGAAGTAA
- the xseA gene encoding exodeoxyribonuclease VII large subunit — translation MEPEKHIKLSELNNKISDALADRFKGQTFWVVADITNHSYKADKKIHYFELVEKGTTSNSIVARILGKAWGTGSMHLSDFEKNTGQRFTNNINVLVLVSVDYHPLFGLSLNVLDIDTNFTLGILEQQRNATLKRLVEENAFIVKEAEQYITRNNQIKLRAVIQKVAVISGSNSAGLEDFRHTLENNDFGYVFEIDDYPTIVQGDNNAKLFLDKLIQVYRSGKLYDAVVITRGGGAQSDFLIFDNYNIGRAVAKFPIAIITGIGHQKNVSIVDLMAHTQTKTPTKAAEFIIAHNRSFELHILSLQQNIVIKSQQLFLLHYQNLSQLKSSLSNSARELISGHKDALMAINQNTINNSKSILYQEHRLLMNLSHQISGKPRIILYNRINDISNTISNLKTFTNQYLRNQKGYLAHYSSSIRMMSPENILKKGYAIVKVNDKITSNADTIAVGDTIDVILADSIFKTTVKEKTKYNERDTDL, via the coding sequence ATGGAACCAGAAAAGCATATTAAACTCTCCGAGCTAAACAATAAAATTAGCGATGCCTTAGCAGACCGTTTTAAAGGGCAGACCTTTTGGGTTGTGGCTGATATTACCAATCATTCCTATAAGGCGGATAAGAAAATCCATTACTTTGAACTGGTAGAAAAAGGAACGACATCCAACAGTATTGTTGCGAGAATTCTTGGGAAAGCCTGGGGAACAGGATCGATGCATCTTTCCGATTTTGAAAAAAATACAGGACAGCGTTTTACCAATAATATTAATGTACTTGTTTTGGTCAGTGTGGATTACCACCCTTTGTTTGGTTTGTCACTGAATGTACTTGATATTGACACCAATTTTACACTTGGAATCTTGGAGCAGCAACGCAACGCCACCCTGAAAAGGCTTGTGGAAGAGAATGCTTTTATTGTTAAAGAAGCAGAACAATACATAACTCGAAACAATCAAATAAAGCTCAGGGCAGTAATCCAAAAAGTAGCGGTGATATCAGGGAGTAATTCCGCTGGTCTTGAAGATTTCAGACACACCCTTGAGAATAATGATTTCGGCTATGTTTTTGAGATAGATGATTATCCTACCATTGTTCAAGGGGATAATAATGCCAAGTTGTTTTTGGACAAACTAATTCAAGTGTATCGAAGTGGCAAATTGTATGACGCCGTTGTTATAACAAGAGGAGGAGGTGCGCAGTCCGATTTTTTGATCTTTGACAATTATAACATTGGGCGCGCCGTAGCTAAATTTCCCATTGCGATTATCACAGGAATAGGACATCAGAAAAATGTTAGCATCGTGGATCTCATGGCGCATACCCAGACTAAGACTCCAACTAAAGCCGCTGAGTTTATCATTGCCCATAACCGCAGTTTTGAGCTGCATATCCTTTCGTTGCAACAAAATATTGTCATTAAATCGCAGCAGCTTTTTCTGCTGCATTATCAGAACCTTTCCCAACTTAAGAGCAGCCTTTCCAATAGTGCCAGGGAGCTTATTTCTGGACACAAAGATGCTTTAATGGCTATTAATCAAAACACGATTAATAACTCCAAATCAATTCTGTATCAGGAACACCGTCTTTTGATGAATCTATCCCATCAAATTTCAGGTAAACCGCGGATTATCCTTTACAATAGGATTAATGATATTAGCAATACGATCAGTAATTTAAAAACATTCACAAATCAGTATCTTCGCAATCAAAAAGGATATCTGGCGCATTACAGTTCGAGTATCAGGATGATGTCCCCTGAGAATATCCTCAAAAAGGGTTATGCTATTGTCAAGGTCAATGATAAAATAACCAGTAATGCTGATACTATAGCAGTGGGCGATACCATTGATGTGATACTGGCAGATTCGATTTTTAAAACTACGGTTAAAGAAAAAACAAAATACAATGAAAGAGACACTGACTTATGA
- a CDS encoding OmpA family protein, which produces MKIKYILSAILVLVVLKGSAQKASQNKADKEYTQYAYIDAIETYEKVAEKGYKNEEMFQRLGNAYYFNGELIKAAKWYDALFAMNAEQEPEYYYRYAQTLKATEDYPKADKTLETFNKKIKTDKRGILFENNKNYLEQIKANSGRFEIANAGINSTQTDYGSTFYNNKVIFASARDTGGIAKKTFKWTNKSFTNLYSAELKADGTLGKPERFEKKINSKFNESTPVFTKDGKTMYFTRNNYLDGKRGKDDQKITLLKLYKAEFLNGKWINITELPFNSDRYSTAHPALSVDEKKLYFASDMPGTLGQSDLYSVTINSDGSFDTPKNLGAAINTEGRETFPFISADNELYFASDGRPGLGGLDVFVVTINNNDSFPEVQNIGAPINSNKDDFAFIINNETKEGFFSSNREGGIGNDDIYKLTETRKLLCEQKLKAIVVDQENNKVLDNAKITLLDEEFKIIDEVVTGVDGSYSFTVNCNATYHVRAAKQDYETKEIPVIIKAETGEKSLTIVLEKRIKTIGVGTDLAKTLNIPIIYFDLDKSYIRKDAAFELEKILAVMKQYPKLKIDVRSHTDSRQTAAYNIALSNRRAKATIQWLIKNGIAPNRLTGTGYGESQLRNNCSDGVDCTESEHQLNRRSEFIIIAME; this is translated from the coding sequence ATGAAAATAAAATATATACTTTCCGCCATTTTAGTACTTGTGGTTCTAAAAGGAAGTGCGCAAAAAGCAAGTCAGAATAAAGCAGATAAAGAATATACCCAATATGCTTATATTGATGCAATTGAAACCTACGAAAAAGTTGCCGAAAAAGGATATAAGAACGAGGAAATGTTTCAGAGATTAGGTAATGCTTATTATTTTAACGGAGAATTAATCAAGGCTGCCAAATGGTATGATGCCCTTTTTGCAATGAATGCTGAGCAGGAACCTGAGTACTATTATCGTTATGCACAAACTTTGAAAGCAACAGAAGATTATCCCAAAGCAGATAAAACCCTAGAGACTTTCAACAAAAAAATAAAGACTGATAAAAGAGGTATATTATTCGAAAATAATAAAAATTATCTGGAGCAGATAAAAGCCAATTCAGGAAGATTCGAAATAGCTAATGCTGGAATTAACTCTACACAAACCGATTATGGAAGCACTTTTTATAACAATAAAGTTATATTTGCATCAGCCAGAGATACAGGAGGTATAGCAAAAAAGACATTTAAATGGACTAATAAATCTTTTACTAATCTGTACTCAGCCGAATTAAAAGCTGATGGAACATTAGGAAAACCGGAACGATTTGAAAAGAAAATCAATTCAAAATTCAATGAATCTACGCCCGTTTTTACAAAAGATGGAAAAACAATGTACTTTACAAGAAACAATTATCTGGATGGAAAAAGAGGAAAGGACGATCAGAAAATTACATTATTAAAGCTGTATAAGGCTGAATTTTTAAATGGAAAATGGATTAATATTACTGAGTTACCTTTTAATAGCGATCGGTACAGCACGGCTCATCCGGCTTTAAGTGTGGATGAAAAGAAACTGTATTTTGCATCAGATATGCCGGGAACGCTTGGTCAATCGGATTTGTATAGTGTAACTATTAATAGTGACGGAAGTTTTGATACGCCTAAAAACTTGGGAGCCGCAATAAATACCGAAGGAAGAGAAACTTTTCCTTTTATATCCGCAGATAATGAGCTGTATTTTGCCAGCGACGGACGACCAGGTTTGGGTGGATTAGATGTATTTGTGGTGACAATTAATAATAATGATAGTTTTCCTGAAGTACAAAATATTGGTGCCCCGATAAACAGTAATAAGGATGATTTTGCTTTTATCATTAACAACGAAACCAAAGAGGGATTCTTTTCGTCAAACAGAGAAGGCGGTATAGGCAACGATGATATTTACAAGCTCACTGAAACAAGAAAATTACTATGTGAGCAAAAATTGAAAGCAATTGTTGTTGACCAGGAAAACAATAAGGTACTTGATAATGCCAAAATTACCCTGTTGGATGAAGAATTTAAAATCATAGACGAAGTTGTAACAGGAGTAGATGGAAGTTATAGCTTCACAGTAAATTGTAACGCAACTTACCATGTAAGAGCTGCGAAGCAAGATTATGAAACCAAAGAAATTCCAGTAATAATAAAAGCTGAAACAGGTGAAAAAAGCCTAACAATAGTACTAGAAAAAAGAATCAAAACAATAGGTGTAGGAACTGATCTGGCTAAAACGCTTAATATTCCGATTATCTATTTTGATTTGGATAAATCCTATATTCGAAAAGATGCAGCTTTTGAACTGGAGAAAATACTAGCGGTAATGAAACAATATCCAAAGTTAAAAATTGATGTTCGTTCGCATACTGATAGCCGTCAAACTGCCGCATATAACATTGCCTTATCTAACAGAAGAGCCAAAGCAACCATACAATGGTTAATTAAAAATGGTATTGCACCAAACCGATTAACCGGAACAGGATATGGAGAGAGTCAGCTTAGAAATAACTGTTCCGATGGAGTCGATTGTACAGAGTCTGAGCATCAATTAAATAGGAGAAGTGAATTTATAATTATTGCTATGGAATAA
- a CDS encoding nuclear transport factor 2 family protein produces MTNLEIVKSTYEGKASEENGQNLAKYVTKDISWTEAKGFPYAGTYIGLENITKNVFSRLGSEWIDYKFTPEDYVASDDKVVAYGTYTGTYKITGKSFTARVVHLWKLENRKIISFEQFVDSQTVNDAMK; encoded by the coding sequence ATGACAAATCTTGAAATAGTTAAAAGTACTTACGAAGGAAAAGCTTCGGAAGAAAATGGTCAAAATTTGGCTAAATATGTTACCAAAGATATTTCCTGGACAGAAGCTAAAGGTTTTCCGTATGCAGGAACTTATATTGGTTTAGAAAATATAACCAAAAATGTCTTTAGCCGATTAGGAAGCGAATGGATTGATTATAAATTTACTCCCGAAGATTACGTTGCCAGCGATGACAAAGTAGTAGCTTACGGAACTTACACAGGCACTTATAAAATTACAGGCAAATCATTCACCGCCAGAGTAGTTCACCTTTGGAAATTGGAAAACCGAAAAATTATCAGTTTTGAACAGTTTGTAGATAGTCAAACGGTAAATGATGCTATGAAATAA
- a CDS encoding Crp/Fnr family transcriptional regulator → MEALLKENIAKHISLSENEIENFCNLFEQKLIPKKNFLLREGEICKFEGFVTKGLFRVYHIDKNGFEQILYFAIENWWITDIDSFTTENPSQLFIEALEDSEVLVISKKDKEFAYANLPKIEKLFRVMTQKTHVALQRRMIDNLSKTAESRYIEFTEKYPQLTQRLSNIQIAAYLGITNVFLSNIRKKIAVKK, encoded by the coding sequence ATGGAAGCACTTTTAAAAGAAAATATAGCTAAACATATTTCTCTTTCAGAAAATGAAATAGAAAATTTCTGCAATTTATTTGAGCAAAAATTAATCCCTAAAAAAAACTTCTTACTCAGAGAAGGCGAGATTTGCAAATTTGAAGGTTTTGTTACCAAAGGACTTTTTCGGGTTTATCATATTGATAAAAATGGTTTTGAACAAATACTCTATTTTGCTATTGAAAATTGGTGGATTACTGATATTGATAGCTTTACTACTGAAAACCCATCACAACTTTTTATAGAAGCTCTCGAAGACAGCGAAGTACTTGTAATTTCTAAAAAAGATAAGGAGTTTGCCTATGCTAACTTGCCTAAAATCGAAAAGCTATTTCGGGTAATGACCCAAAAAACCCACGTTGCCCTTCAACGAAGAATGATAGATAATCTTAGTAAAACAGCAGAATCCCGTTATATAGAATTTACAGAAAAATATCCTCAGCTAACACAAAGGCTTTCTAACATACAAATAGCTGCCTATTTAGGCATTACCAATGTTTTTTTGAGTAATATTCGAAAGAAAATTGCTGTCAAAAAATAA
- a CDS encoding MBL fold metallo-hydrolase, with product MKHTISRVFITILILLNMESQAQSFKTIETKDLKLQVYNASENSFGVASVIVSGKTNAVLIDAQFTLTDAEKVAQEIKASGKKLTAIFVSHADPDYYFGMEIFKKYFPDVVAYASPASVEAIKATAQKKLDVWGERLGKAITSNVVLPQVLKGNSIELEGQKLEIIGLEEFPNKTFVWIPSIKAVVGGINVFGTSFHLWMADAQTTEARKNWIAVLDKISALKPEIVIPAHANSNSPFDIAAVNHTKSYIQFYEEALKINKTSEALISTLKTKYPTLTFETALMIGAKVNTGEMKW from the coding sequence ATGAAACACACTATCTCGAGAGTATTTATAACAATTTTAATTTTATTGAATATGGAATCACAAGCACAAAGTTTCAAAACAATCGAAACTAAAGATTTAAAACTTCAGGTTTACAACGCATCAGAAAACAGCTTTGGTGTAGCATCGGTAATTGTATCGGGGAAAACAAACGCAGTTTTGATTGACGCGCAATTTACTTTGACGGATGCCGAAAAAGTAGCGCAGGAGATTAAAGCAAGTGGTAAAAAATTAACCGCAATTTTTGTTTCTCACGCAGACCCTGATTATTATTTTGGAATGGAAATATTTAAAAAATATTTCCCGGATGTAGTTGCTTATGCATCACCTGCTTCTGTAGAAGCAATTAAGGCTACAGCACAAAAAAAATTAGACGTTTGGGGCGAACGATTAGGTAAAGCTATTACGTCAAATGTTGTTTTGCCGCAGGTTTTAAAGGGAAACAGCATTGAATTGGAAGGTCAGAAATTAGAAATCATTGGTTTGGAAGAATTTCCGAATAAAACTTTTGTATGGATTCCTTCTATCAAAGCAGTTGTAGGCGGAATTAATGTTTTTGGAACTAGTTTCCATCTTTGGATGGCGGATGCTCAAACTACTGAAGCCCGTAAAAACTGGATTGCCGTTTTAGATAAAATCTCGGCTTTGAAACCTGAAATTGTAATTCCGGCTCATGCTAATTCCAATTCTCCATTTGATATCGCTGCTGTAAATCATACCAAAAGTTACATTCAATTCTACGAAGAAGCTTTGAAAATAAATAAAACATCAGAAGCTTTAATTTCTACTTTGAAAACAAAATATCCAACACTTACTTTTGAAACTGCCTTAATGATTGGTGCAAAAGTGAATACTGGAGAAATGAAATGGTAA
- a CDS encoding DapH/DapD/GlmU-related protein, with the protein MSDSNLISDAAPFQKDIFKRLLAGETILPNDSQIGRLREEAFAVKALLNQMNNAVNPEEITKILSRILDKELQDVAVFTPLYINYGKHITIGKNVFINFDCTFLALGGITIEDDVLIGPKVSLITENHPLHPEERKGLTAKPILIKKNAWIGANATILSGVTIGENAVVAAGAVVSKDVSDNTIVGGIPAKFIKNVQP; encoded by the coding sequence ATGTCAGATTCAAACCTTATTTCCGATGCTGCACCATTTCAAAAAGATATTTTTAAGAGACTTTTAGCAGGTGAAACCATACTTCCCAACGATTCGCAAATTGGCAGATTGAGAGAAGAAGCCTTTGCCGTGAAAGCATTACTTAATCAGATGAATAATGCTGTAAATCCTGAAGAAATCACGAAGATACTAAGCAGGATCTTAGATAAAGAACTTCAGGATGTTGCCGTATTTACACCTCTTTATATCAATTACGGAAAACATATTACAATTGGTAAAAATGTATTTATCAATTTTGACTGCACTTTTTTGGCATTGGGCGGAATCACCATTGAAGACGATGTTTTAATTGGTCCGAAAGTCAGCCTCATTACCGAAAATCATCCGCTACATCCTGAGGAAAGAAAAGGACTAACAGCTAAACCAATTCTCATCAAAAAAAATGCATGGATTGGTGCCAATGCTACGATTTTATCCGGCGTAACAATTGGAGAGAATGCAGTTGTCGCAGCAGGAGCAGTAGTCTCTAAAGATGTTTCTGATAATACCATCGTTGGTGGAATTCCTGCAAAATTCATTAAAAATGTTCAACCATAA
- the xseB gene encoding exodeoxyribonuclease VII small subunit, whose translation MKETLTYEAAYAELTAIAKEIENETISVDVLATKVKRASELITFCQTKLKSTETEVNKIIAQMENPS comes from the coding sequence ATGAAAGAGACACTGACTTATGAAGCTGCTTATGCGGAACTTACAGCAATTGCAAAGGAAATAGAAAATGAAACCATTTCGGTTGATGTACTGGCTACAAAAGTCAAGAGGGCTTCCGAGCTTATTACTTTCTGCCAGACCAAACTCAAATCAACAGAAACTGAAGTAAACAAAATTATTGCCCAAATGGAGAATCCTTCATAA
- a CDS encoding helix-turn-helix domain-containing protein, with translation MKITEEQRGFVNTIFHKMISEQKSDYVFKDELIRNYISLIIHESLKMEPSENFEQNKNASSRLSSVFLELLERQFPIETTSNPLQLRTAQHYAQHLNVHANYLNRAVKEVTGKSTTTHITERIITEAKALLLHTDWSVSEIGYALGFEYPTYFNNFFKKNTGTNPSAFRQSEV, from the coding sequence TTGAAAATAACAGAAGAACAAAGAGGTTTTGTTAATACTATTTTTCATAAAATGATTTCGGAACAAAAAAGTGATTATGTTTTTAAAGATGAGCTGATTCGCAATTATATCAGTCTCATTATACACGAATCTCTAAAGATGGAACCTTCTGAAAATTTCGAACAAAATAAGAATGCATCTTCCAGATTGTCATCAGTATTTTTGGAATTACTGGAAAGACAATTTCCAATTGAAACAACTTCCAATCCACTTCAATTAAGAACAGCACAACATTATGCACAACATTTGAATGTACATGCCAATTACTTAAACCGAGCCGTAAAAGAAGTTACAGGAAAATCGACAACAACTCATATTACCGAGCGGATTATAACAGAAGCCAAAGCGCTATTGCTCCATACTGATTGGAGTGTTTCTGAAATTGGTTATGCGCTTGGGTTTGAATATCCAACTTACTTTAATAATTTCTTCAAAAAGAATACCGGCACCAATCCTTCTGCATTTCGTCAATCGGAAGTTTGA
- a CDS encoding NADP-dependent oxidoreductase, with product MKAFIINRYSKKEQLQLVELPEPVANDNEVLIQIHAASINQLDVKLKSGEFKLLLPYKFPLVLGHDVAGIVTKVGSKVSRFKVGDEVFARSADFKIGTFAEYIAVNENDLALKPKNITMEQAASIPLVALTVWQAFVEKAKLEKGQKVFIQAGSGGVGTIAIQLAKYFGATVATTTSADNFDLVKGLGADIVIDYKTQDFETILNEYDVVLNSQDEKTLEKSLRILKSGGKLISISGPPDVSFAKEIGLSWFMKTAISFLSRKVRKQARQLGVDYSFLFMQANGKQLSEISALIQTDIIRPVIDKVFPFEQLNQAMLYVSSGHAKGKVVIKFK from the coding sequence ATGAAAGCATTTATTATAAATCGTTATAGCAAAAAAGAGCAGCTTCAACTCGTTGAATTGCCAGAACCCGTGGCTAACGACAATGAAGTATTAATACAAATACATGCGGCAAGTATTAATCAATTGGATGTAAAACTAAAAAGTGGTGAGTTCAAATTGTTACTTCCTTACAAATTCCCTTTGGTTTTAGGTCACGATGTTGCCGGGATTGTAACAAAAGTAGGCTCAAAAGTCAGTCGTTTCAAAGTTGGTGATGAAGTTTTTGCTCGTTCAGCTGATTTTAAGATTGGTACATTTGCAGAATATATTGCAGTCAATGAAAACGATCTCGCGTTGAAACCTAAAAATATAACAATGGAACAGGCCGCTTCCATTCCATTGGTTGCCTTAACGGTTTGGCAGGCGTTTGTTGAAAAAGCAAAGTTAGAGAAAGGTCAGAAAGTATTTATTCAAGCTGGTTCGGGTGGTGTGGGAACAATTGCAATACAGTTGGCAAAATATTTTGGGGCAACAGTAGCCACAACTACAAGTGCTGATAATTTTGATTTGGTTAAAGGTTTAGGTGCTGATATTGTGATAGATTACAAAACGCAAGATTTTGAAACAATACTCAATGAGTACGATGTAGTATTGAACAGTCAGGACGAAAAAACATTGGAAAAGTCGCTACGGATATTAAAATCTGGCGGAAAACTAATTTCAATTTCAGGACCGCCCGATGTGTCTTTTGCAAAAGAAATTGGTCTGTCGTGGTTTATGAAAACAGCCATTTCTTTTTTGAGTAGAAAAGTCAGAAAACAAGCCAGACAACTTGGTGTTGATTATTCGTTTCTGTTTATGCAAGCCAATGGAAAACAGTTGTCTGAAATTAGTGCCTTAATTCAAACAGATATCATTCGTCCTGTCATAGATAAGGTTTTTCCATTTGAGCAACTAAATCAGGCTATGCTCTATGTTAGCAGTGGTCATGCCAAAGGAAAAGTTGTTATCAAATTCAAGTAA
- a CDS encoding amidohydrolase family protein has protein sequence MKLSALFFALLLLVCTTAISQVKPTKILINNVEIFNGKDKKTIKGNVLIENNIITKISIDRIPTDQSGATQIIDGQGKFLMPGLIDAHVHLLLESVPQMLAMTSDFAMLNLIAAQAAEKQLMRGFTTVRDLGGGSLPLAKAIEMGLVKGPRVYSSGAFISQTGGHGDFGLPTDVPRKIGELSYPERNGMVAVADGADNVLMRTREQLRQGATQIKLMAGGGVTSNYDPLDVTQYTEAEFKAAVSAAENWGTYVTVHAYTPLAIKTAINAGVKCIDHGQLADDTTAKLMAEKGIWWSLQPFLDDEEANPLPEGSKNRIKQIEMTLGTDKAYALAKNTILKLLGEQMYSLIQS, from the coding sequence ATGAAATTATCAGCCCTATTCTTTGCATTGTTACTTTTAGTTTGTACAACAGCTATTTCACAAGTAAAACCGACAAAAATACTTATCAATAATGTAGAAATTTTTAACGGTAAAGACAAAAAAACTATAAAGGGTAACGTTCTTATAGAAAACAATATTATTACAAAAATTTCTATCGATCGTATTCCTACTGATCAAAGTGGTGCAACTCAAATTATTGATGGACAAGGCAAATTTTTAATGCCTGGTCTAATCGATGCACATGTTCATTTATTACTTGAAAGTGTACCTCAAATGCTAGCAATGACGAGCGATTTTGCAATGCTGAATTTAATTGCAGCACAAGCAGCTGAAAAACAATTAATGAGGGGATTTACAACTGTGCGAGATTTGGGAGGTGGCTCATTACCCCTTGCTAAAGCAATTGAGATGGGATTGGTAAAAGGCCCTAGAGTATATTCAAGTGGAGCATTTATTTCCCAAACCGGTGGACACGGAGATTTTGGATTACCTACTGATGTCCCTCGCAAAATAGGAGAACTTTCGTATCCTGAAAGAAACGGAATGGTAGCCGTTGCTGATGGTGCAGACAACGTATTAATGCGAACCAGAGAACAATTACGCCAAGGAGCAACCCAAATAAAACTAATGGCTGGAGGCGGTGTAACATCAAACTATGATCCACTTGATGTAACACAATATACTGAAGCAGAATTTAAAGCAGCCGTATCTGCAGCCGAAAATTGGGGAACATATGTAACTGTGCATGCTTACACACCATTGGCAATTAAAACTGCAATCAACGCAGGTGTAAAATGCATTGACCACGGACAACTTGCCGATGATACCACTGCAAAACTAATGGCAGAAAAAGGCATTTGGTGGAGTCTACAACCATTTTTAGATGACGAAGAAGCAAATCCTTTACCTGAAGGTTCTAAAAACCGAATAAAACAAATTGAAATGACATTGGGAACTGATAAAGCATATGCTTTAGCAAAAAATACAATATTAAAACTGCTTGGGGAACAGATGTACTCTTTGATTCAAAGTTAG